In Falco naumanni isolate bFalNau1 chromosome 16, bFalNau1.pat, whole genome shotgun sequence, a single window of DNA contains:
- the LOC121098374 gene encoding G protein-activated inward rectifier potassium channel 4-like isoform X4: MEEDSPMVQASKRQRQRYVTKVGKCQVNLGNIQEKKRFLSDIFTTIVDLKYRWFLFVFMMCYIITWVVFGTIYFFDAWVRGDIRHRGDPEWRACIENVDDFISALLFSVESQRTIGYGSRMVTANCAEGVILLMAQSIVGSMIDALMVGCMFVKISRPKKRAQTLIFSKNCVISRRDEKLCLMFRVGDLRDSHMVDAKIRAKLIKSRQTAEGEFIPLEQSELNLGYDTGEDRLFLVEPQIICHVINHHSPFWDLSAESLRREQFEIIVILEGIVEATGMTCQARTSYTEDEILWGYRFEPCMSLEKGAFRVDYSRFEMTFEVQTPAASAKELHELKELEHQEHSTLSLYWDHLLQPCALPGPGLGEDALARLSVPGSVAEGSRSRLLEQEATA; this comes from the exons ATGGAGGAGGACAGCCCCATGGTCCAGGCCAGCAAGCGGCAGCGGCAACGCTACGTGACAAAGGTGGGCAAGTGCCAGGTGAACCTGGGCAACATTCAGGAGAAGAAGCGGTTCCTGTCAGACATCTTCACCACTATCGTGGACCTCAAGTACCGCTGGTTCCTCTTCGTCTTCATGATGTGCTACATCATTACCTGGGTGGTCTTTGGCACCATCTACTTCTTTGACGCCTGGGTGCGGGGTGACATCAGGCACCGGGGCGATCCTGAGTGGCGGGCATGCATCGAGAACGTGGACGACTTCATCTCCGCCTTGCTCTTCTCAGTGGAAAGCCAGCGGACTATCGGCTATGGCTCCCGGATGGTGACGGCCAACTGTGCCGAGGGTGTCATCCTGCTGATGGCACAGTCCATTGTAGGCTCCATGATCGATGCCCTGATGGTGGGCTGCATGTTTGTCAAGATCTCCCGGCCCAAGAAGCGTGCCCAGACTCTCATCTTCAGCAAGAACTGTGTCATTTCCCGCCGGGACGAGAAGCTCTGCCTGATGTTTCGCGTGGGGGACCTGCGGGACAGCCACATGGTGGACGCCAAGATCCGGGCCAAGCTGATCAAGTCCCGGCAGACGGCCGAGGGGGAGTTCATCCCCCTGGAGCAGTCGGAGCTAAACCTGGGCTACGACACGGGGGAGGACCGCCTGTTCCTGGTGGAGCCCCAGATCATCTGCCACGTCATCAACCACCACAGCCCCTTCTGGGACTTGTCAGCTGAGTCGCTGCGCCGGGAGCAGTTCGAAATCATCGTCATCCTCGAGGGCATCGTGGAAGCCACAG GAATGACGTGCCAAGCCCGCACCTCATACACAGAGGACGAGATCCTCTGGGGGTACCGCTTCGAGCCCTGCATGTCCTTGGAGAAAGGCGCCTTCCGGGTGGACTACAGCCGCTTCGAGATGACCTTCGAGGTGCAGACCCCAGCAGCCAGCGCCAAGGAACTGCATgagctgaaggagctggagcaCCAGGAGCACTCCACACTCAGCCTCTACTGGGaccacctcctgcagccctgcgcCCTGCCAGGGCCCGGGCTGGGTGAGGATGCTCTCGCCAGGCTGAGCGTCCCTGGCAGTGTGGCTGAGGGCAGCCGGAGCAGGCTACTGGAGCAGGAAGCCACCGCCTGA
- the LOC121098374 gene encoding G protein-activated inward rectifier potassium channel 4-like isoform X3 — MAPSPRSLNSRSLLMLWQRTAGSKPLPHLPREASRCQTTHPDTTMVASSLEAGTRFYPLHRLSVANIPSSARSKSPARGTAVPTPEGLQSRRRKLMEEDSPMVQASKRQRQRYVTKVGKCQVNLGNIQEKKRFLSDIFTTIVDLKYRWFLFVFMMCYIITWVVFGTIYFFDAWVRGDIRHRGDPEWRACIENVDDFISALLFSVESQRTIGYGSRMVTANCAEGVILLMAQSIVGSMIDALMVGCMFVKISRPKKRAQTLIFSKNCVISRRDEKLCLMFRVGDLRDSHMVDAKIRAKLIKSRQTAEGEFIPLEQSELNLGYDTGEDRLFLVEPQIICHVINHHSPFWDLSAESLRREQFEIIVILEGIVEATGMTCQARTSYTEDEILWGYRFEPCMSLEKGAFRVDYSRFEMTFEVQTPAASAKELHELKELEHQEHSTLSLYWDHLLQPCALPGPGLGEDALARLSVPGSVAEGSRSRLLEQEATA, encoded by the exons ATGGCACCTTCCCCCAGAAG cctgaaTTCCCGGTCACTCCTGATGCTCTGGCAGAGAACAGCCGGCAGCAAGCCGCTGCCACATCTGCCAAGAGAAGCATCCCGATGCCAAACTACCCACCCCGACACCACCATGGTGGCATCATCTCTG GAGGCGGGCACCCGCTTTTACCCGCTGCACAGGCTGAGTGTGGCCAACATCCCCAGCTCAGCACGCAGCAAGAGCCCTGCCCGCGGCACGGCAGTCCCCACCCCGGAGGGGCTGCAGAGCCGGCGCCGCAAGCTGATGGAGGAGGACAGCCCCATGGTCCAGGCCAGCAAGCGGCAGCGGCAACGCTACGTGACAAAGGTGGGCAAGTGCCAGGTGAACCTGGGCAACATTCAGGAGAAGAAGCGGTTCCTGTCAGACATCTTCACCACTATCGTGGACCTCAAGTACCGCTGGTTCCTCTTCGTCTTCATGATGTGCTACATCATTACCTGGGTGGTCTTTGGCACCATCTACTTCTTTGACGCCTGGGTGCGGGGTGACATCAGGCACCGGGGCGATCCTGAGTGGCGGGCATGCATCGAGAACGTGGACGACTTCATCTCCGCCTTGCTCTTCTCAGTGGAAAGCCAGCGGACTATCGGCTATGGCTCCCGGATGGTGACGGCCAACTGTGCCGAGGGTGTCATCCTGCTGATGGCACAGTCCATTGTAGGCTCCATGATCGATGCCCTGATGGTGGGCTGCATGTTTGTCAAGATCTCCCGGCCCAAGAAGCGTGCCCAGACTCTCATCTTCAGCAAGAACTGTGTCATTTCCCGCCGGGACGAGAAGCTCTGCCTGATGTTTCGCGTGGGGGACCTGCGGGACAGCCACATGGTGGACGCCAAGATCCGGGCCAAGCTGATCAAGTCCCGGCAGACGGCCGAGGGGGAGTTCATCCCCCTGGAGCAGTCGGAGCTAAACCTGGGCTACGACACGGGGGAGGACCGCCTGTTCCTGGTGGAGCCCCAGATCATCTGCCACGTCATCAACCACCACAGCCCCTTCTGGGACTTGTCAGCTGAGTCGCTGCGCCGGGAGCAGTTCGAAATCATCGTCATCCTCGAGGGCATCGTGGAAGCCACAG GAATGACGTGCCAAGCCCGCACCTCATACACAGAGGACGAGATCCTCTGGGGGTACCGCTTCGAGCCCTGCATGTCCTTGGAGAAAGGCGCCTTCCGGGTGGACTACAGCCGCTTCGAGATGACCTTCGAGGTGCAGACCCCAGCAGCCAGCGCCAAGGAACTGCATgagctgaaggagctggagcaCCAGGAGCACTCCACACTCAGCCTCTACTGGGaccacctcctgcagccctgcgcCCTGCCAGGGCCCGGGCTGGGTGAGGATGCTCTCGCCAGGCTGAGCGTCCCTGGCAGTGTGGCTGAGGGCAGCCGGAGCAGGCTACTGGAGCAGGAAGCCACCGCCTGA
- the LOC121098374 gene encoding G protein-activated inward rectifier potassium channel 4-like isoform X2 — MGGKMPGSSRGRGGATSRERRLPAWHLLRLDMSLNSRSLLMLWQRTAGSKPLPHLPREASRCQTTHPDTTMVASSLEAGTRFYPLHRLSVANIPSSARSKSPARGTAVPTPEGLQSRRRKLMEEDSPMVQASKRQRQRYVTKVGKCQVNLGNIQEKKRFLSDIFTTIVDLKYRWFLFVFMMCYIITWVVFGTIYFFDAWVRGDIRHRGDPEWRACIENVDDFISALLFSVESQRTIGYGSRMVTANCAEGVILLMAQSIVGSMIDALMVGCMFVKISRPKKRAQTLIFSKNCVISRRDEKLCLMFRVGDLRDSHMVDAKIRAKLIKSRQTAEGEFIPLEQSELNLGYDTGEDRLFLVEPQIICHVINHHSPFWDLSAESLRREQFEIIVILEGIVEATGMTCQARTSYTEDEILWGYRFEPCMSLEKGAFRVDYSRFEMTFEVQTPAASAKELHELKELEHQEHSTLSLYWDHLLQPCALPGPGLGEDALARLSVPGSVAEGSRSRLLEQEATA; from the exons ATGGGTGGTAAGATGCCCGGCAGCAGCCGGGGCAGAGGGGGAGCCACCAGCCGAGAACGACGTCTGCCGGCCTGGCACCTGCTCCGCCTGGACATGAG cctgaaTTCCCGGTCACTCCTGATGCTCTGGCAGAGAACAGCCGGCAGCAAGCCGCTGCCACATCTGCCAAGAGAAGCATCCCGATGCCAAACTACCCACCCCGACACCACCATGGTGGCATCATCTCTG GAGGCGGGCACCCGCTTTTACCCGCTGCACAGGCTGAGTGTGGCCAACATCCCCAGCTCAGCACGCAGCAAGAGCCCTGCCCGCGGCACGGCAGTCCCCACCCCGGAGGGGCTGCAGAGCCGGCGCCGCAAGCTGATGGAGGAGGACAGCCCCATGGTCCAGGCCAGCAAGCGGCAGCGGCAACGCTACGTGACAAAGGTGGGCAAGTGCCAGGTGAACCTGGGCAACATTCAGGAGAAGAAGCGGTTCCTGTCAGACATCTTCACCACTATCGTGGACCTCAAGTACCGCTGGTTCCTCTTCGTCTTCATGATGTGCTACATCATTACCTGGGTGGTCTTTGGCACCATCTACTTCTTTGACGCCTGGGTGCGGGGTGACATCAGGCACCGGGGCGATCCTGAGTGGCGGGCATGCATCGAGAACGTGGACGACTTCATCTCCGCCTTGCTCTTCTCAGTGGAAAGCCAGCGGACTATCGGCTATGGCTCCCGGATGGTGACGGCCAACTGTGCCGAGGGTGTCATCCTGCTGATGGCACAGTCCATTGTAGGCTCCATGATCGATGCCCTGATGGTGGGCTGCATGTTTGTCAAGATCTCCCGGCCCAAGAAGCGTGCCCAGACTCTCATCTTCAGCAAGAACTGTGTCATTTCCCGCCGGGACGAGAAGCTCTGCCTGATGTTTCGCGTGGGGGACCTGCGGGACAGCCACATGGTGGACGCCAAGATCCGGGCCAAGCTGATCAAGTCCCGGCAGACGGCCGAGGGGGAGTTCATCCCCCTGGAGCAGTCGGAGCTAAACCTGGGCTACGACACGGGGGAGGACCGCCTGTTCCTGGTGGAGCCCCAGATCATCTGCCACGTCATCAACCACCACAGCCCCTTCTGGGACTTGTCAGCTGAGTCGCTGCGCCGGGAGCAGTTCGAAATCATCGTCATCCTCGAGGGCATCGTGGAAGCCACAG GAATGACGTGCCAAGCCCGCACCTCATACACAGAGGACGAGATCCTCTGGGGGTACCGCTTCGAGCCCTGCATGTCCTTGGAGAAAGGCGCCTTCCGGGTGGACTACAGCCGCTTCGAGATGACCTTCGAGGTGCAGACCCCAGCAGCCAGCGCCAAGGAACTGCATgagctgaaggagctggagcaCCAGGAGCACTCCACACTCAGCCTCTACTGGGaccacctcctgcagccctgcgcCCTGCCAGGGCCCGGGCTGGGTGAGGATGCTCTCGCCAGGCTGAGCGTCCCTGGCAGTGTGGCTGAGGGCAGCCGGAGCAGGCTACTGGAGCAGGAAGCCACCGCCTGA
- the LOC121098374 gene encoding G protein-activated inward rectifier potassium channel 4-like isoform X1 has product MVLPCTRNSVVGSWLVPEEPRGRSNSIPPAQTPTAKHMLAYLPRPPTDTSRYGTFPQKPEFPVTPDALAENSRQQAAATSAKRSIPMPNYPPRHHHGGIISGESSLPSSRGSMVATQHHPGDPSWCPPATSQEAGTRFYPLHRLSVANIPSSARSKSPARGTAVPTPEGLQSRRRKLMEEDSPMVQASKRQRQRYVTKVGKCQVNLGNIQEKKRFLSDIFTTIVDLKYRWFLFVFMMCYIITWVVFGTIYFFDAWVRGDIRHRGDPEWRACIENVDDFISALLFSVESQRTIGYGSRMVTANCAEGVILLMAQSIVGSMIDALMVGCMFVKISRPKKRAQTLIFSKNCVISRRDEKLCLMFRVGDLRDSHMVDAKIRAKLIKSRQTAEGEFIPLEQSELNLGYDTGEDRLFLVEPQIICHVINHHSPFWDLSAESLRREQFEIIVILEGIVEATGMTCQARTSYTEDEILWGYRFEPCMSLEKGAFRVDYSRFEMTFEVQTPAASAKELHELKELEHQEHSTLSLYWDHLLQPCALPGPGLGEDALARLSVPGSVAEGSRSRLLEQEATA; this is encoded by the exons ATGGTGCTCCCCTGCACCCGCAACAGTGTCGTCGGCAGCTGGCTGGTGCCTGAAGAGCCCCGTGGCCGCAGCAACTCCATCCCCCCGGCACAGACCCCCACGGCCAAGCACATGCTGGCTTACCTGCCCCGGCCGCCCACCGACACCAGCCGGTATGGCACCTTCCCCCAGAAG cctgaaTTCCCGGTCACTCCTGATGCTCTGGCAGAGAACAGCCGGCAGCAAGCCGCTGCCACATCTGCCAAGAGAAGCATCCCGATGCCAAACTACCCACCCCGACACCACCATGGTGGCATCATCTCTGGTGAGTCGTCCCTGCCGTCAAGCCGCGGCAGCATGGTGGCCACCCAGCACCATCCTGGCGATCCATCCTGGTGCCCACCGGCCACCTCACAGGAGGCGGGCACCCGCTTTTACCCGCTGCACAGGCTGAGTGTGGCCAACATCCCCAGCTCAGCACGCAGCAAGAGCCCTGCCCGCGGCACGGCAGTCCCCACCCCGGAGGGGCTGCAGAGCCGGCGCCGCAAGCTGATGGAGGAGGACAGCCCCATGGTCCAGGCCAGCAAGCGGCAGCGGCAACGCTACGTGACAAAGGTGGGCAAGTGCCAGGTGAACCTGGGCAACATTCAGGAGAAGAAGCGGTTCCTGTCAGACATCTTCACCACTATCGTGGACCTCAAGTACCGCTGGTTCCTCTTCGTCTTCATGATGTGCTACATCATTACCTGGGTGGTCTTTGGCACCATCTACTTCTTTGACGCCTGGGTGCGGGGTGACATCAGGCACCGGGGCGATCCTGAGTGGCGGGCATGCATCGAGAACGTGGACGACTTCATCTCCGCCTTGCTCTTCTCAGTGGAAAGCCAGCGGACTATCGGCTATGGCTCCCGGATGGTGACGGCCAACTGTGCCGAGGGTGTCATCCTGCTGATGGCACAGTCCATTGTAGGCTCCATGATCGATGCCCTGATGGTGGGCTGCATGTTTGTCAAGATCTCCCGGCCCAAGAAGCGTGCCCAGACTCTCATCTTCAGCAAGAACTGTGTCATTTCCCGCCGGGACGAGAAGCTCTGCCTGATGTTTCGCGTGGGGGACCTGCGGGACAGCCACATGGTGGACGCCAAGATCCGGGCCAAGCTGATCAAGTCCCGGCAGACGGCCGAGGGGGAGTTCATCCCCCTGGAGCAGTCGGAGCTAAACCTGGGCTACGACACGGGGGAGGACCGCCTGTTCCTGGTGGAGCCCCAGATCATCTGCCACGTCATCAACCACCACAGCCCCTTCTGGGACTTGTCAGCTGAGTCGCTGCGCCGGGAGCAGTTCGAAATCATCGTCATCCTCGAGGGCATCGTGGAAGCCACAG GAATGACGTGCCAAGCCCGCACCTCATACACAGAGGACGAGATCCTCTGGGGGTACCGCTTCGAGCCCTGCATGTCCTTGGAGAAAGGCGCCTTCCGGGTGGACTACAGCCGCTTCGAGATGACCTTCGAGGTGCAGACCCCAGCAGCCAGCGCCAAGGAACTGCATgagctgaaggagctggagcaCCAGGAGCACTCCACACTCAGCCTCTACTGGGaccacctcctgcagccctgcgcCCTGCCAGGGCCCGGGCTGGGTGAGGATGCTCTCGCCAGGCTGAGCGTCCCTGGCAGTGTGGCTGAGGGCAGCCGGAGCAGGCTACTGGAGCAGGAAGCCACCGCCTGA
- the LOC121098375 gene encoding putative claudin-24: MAGSWRAKAQAGGMLLALLGWVSSCVTTFVPLWKSLNLDLNELEVWTMGLWQVCIAREEGAVECRAHGSFLALPPELRVSRLLMCLSNGLGLLGCLLAAPGLEGWRACEGKPKLKQRLLLTGGAALGTAAMATLAPVSWVAYNTVLDFWDNTVPDIVPRWEFGEATFLGWFAGAFLAAGGLLLACSACSMRTAMPQAPACHQAPTVARPAGGHHLYPKNADLVI, from the coding sequence ATGGCCGGGAGCTGGCGGGCCAAGGCGCAGgctggggggatgctgctggcccttCTTGGGTGGGTCTCCTCCTGTGTCACCACCTTCGTGCCACTCTGGAAGAGCCTCAACCTGGACCTGAACGAGCTGGAGGTCTGGACCATGGGGCTCTGGCAGGTTTGCATTGCCCGGGAGGAGGGGGCGGTTGAGTGCCGAGCCCACGGCTCCTTCCTGGCGCTGCCCCCTGAGCTGCGTGTCTCCCGCCTGCTGATGTGCCTCTCCaacgggctggggctgctggggtgccTCCTGGCTGCCCCGGGGCTGGAGGGCTGGAGAGCCTGCGAGGGCAAACCCAAGCTAAAGCAGCGGCTCCTGCTCACCGGGGGAGCAGCACTCGGAACAGCGGCAATGGCCACCCTGGCGCCGGTCTCCTGGGTTGCCTACAACACTGTCCTCGACTTCTGGGACAACACCGTCCCCGACATTGTCCCCCGGTGGGAATTTGGGGAGGCCACCTTCCTAGGGTGGTTTGCTGGAGCCTTCCTCGCCGCCGGTGGGCTGCTCCTCGCCTGCAGTGCCTGCTCCATGAGGACCGCAATGCCACAGgcccctgcctgccaccagGCTCCAACCGTGGCAAGGCCGGCTGGGGGCCACCACCTGTACCCCAAAAACGCAGACCTGGTCATCTAG